A genomic region of Microlunatus sagamiharensis contains the following coding sequences:
- a CDS encoding ferritin-like domain-containing protein encodes MFGRKTVVDMINRSAENENDRRNFLKKAGLTGMGVVGGAALMGSNATTAMADDPISDGAILNFALQLEYLEAEFYSYAVNGTGISSSLTDGSGSIGRVTGGAKVPFKTKAIQQYAAEIAGDELAHVKFLRTALGGAKTARPNIDLKSSFTKAAQAAGLIGAGQSFNPFADEDSFLLGAFIFEDVGVTAYKGAAPLISNKTYLDAAAGILSVEAYHAGIVRTSLFTKGLGAAANKISNARDSLDGKTDDDQGILTSSGTANLVPTDSNALVYGRTPGQVLNIVYLNPGQVSEGGFFPNSVNGTIRVSTRNS; translated from the coding sequence ATGTTCGGACGCAAGACCGTGGTTGACATGATCAACCGCAGCGCCGAGAACGAGAACGACCGGCGCAACTTCCTCAAGAAGGCCGGCCTGACCGGCATGGGCGTCGTCGGCGGGGCCGCGCTGATGGGCTCCAACGCCACGACCGCCATGGCCGACGACCCGATCAGCGACGGGGCCATCCTCAACTTCGCCCTGCAGCTGGAGTACCTCGAGGCCGAGTTCTACTCCTACGCCGTCAACGGCACCGGCATCTCGTCGTCGTTGACCGACGGCAGCGGAAGCATCGGCCGGGTCACCGGCGGGGCGAAGGTGCCGTTCAAGACCAAGGCCATCCAGCAGTACGCCGCCGAGATCGCCGGCGACGAGCTCGCCCACGTGAAGTTCCTCCGCACCGCCCTCGGCGGCGCGAAGACGGCCCGACCGAACATCGACCTCAAGAGCAGCTTCACCAAGGCCGCCCAGGCGGCCGGGCTGATCGGGGCCGGGCAGAGCTTCAACCCCTTCGCCGACGAGGACAGCTTCCTGCTCGGCGCCTTCATCTTCGAGGACGTCGGCGTGACCGCGTACAAGGGCGCGGCCCCGCTGATCAGCAACAAGACCTACCTCGACGCGGCCGCCGGGATCCTCTCGGTCGAGGCGTACCACGCCGGGATCGTGCGGACCTCGCTCTTCACCAAGGGGCTGGGCGCGGCCGCGAACAAGATCTCGAACGCCCGTGACTCCCTCGACGGCAAGACCGACGACGACCAGGGCATCCTGACGTCGTCGGGCACCGCCAACCTCGTGCCGACCGACAGCAACGCCCTGGTCTACGGTCGCACCCCCGGGCAGGTGCTGAACATCGTCTACCTCAACCCGGGGCAGGTCAGCGAGGGTGGCTTCTTCCCCAACAGCGTCAACGGCACCATCCGCGTCAGCACCAGGAACAGCTGA
- a CDS encoding glycosyltransferase — protein MLLCSLFLPVSPASAAPTPEPAPSASQLFPAGPAPSETSAPNRGPATEPAAVPGLLDDVSGGQVAGFLALSVVSLALAGVAFTTLAWMLHAWRSPSHLEATGFVRSGREPSLSFSLLVPARHEEEVLGDTLDKLAQLDHPDYEVIAIIGHDDPGTEAVARAAAARHPEIVRVVMDHSVPKNKPKGMNTALPECRGDVVGVFDAEDEVHPELLRLVDARFHDTGADVVQGGVQLMNIESSWWSLRNCLEYYFWFRSRLHFHAGARFIPLGGNTVFARAEVLREVDGWDPECLAEDCELGVRLSTRGKKVVVAYDPDVVTREETPPTLTSLYKQRTRWNQGFLQVLRKGEWRQLPTWRQRLMARYLLSMPFLQAFTGAMIPVSLLLILFAKVPTGIALLTFLPIVPTLITLVVETAGLGDFRRVYGVKVRPRDYVRLLLGTFPYQVFLAAAAVRSVVREVRGINAWEKTEHTGAHRPAVQSPSAPGTAQPVLTGAGAGGSR, from the coding sequence GTGCTCCTCTGCAGCCTCTTCCTGCCGGTCTCCCCGGCCTCGGCCGCGCCGACGCCGGAGCCCGCGCCCAGCGCGTCCCAGCTGTTCCCGGCCGGTCCGGCCCCGAGCGAGACCAGCGCGCCCAACCGGGGTCCGGCGACCGAGCCGGCCGCCGTGCCGGGTCTGCTCGACGACGTCAGCGGCGGCCAGGTGGCGGGCTTCCTCGCGCTGTCCGTCGTGTCGCTCGCCCTCGCCGGCGTCGCCTTCACGACCCTCGCCTGGATGCTGCACGCCTGGCGCAGCCCCTCGCACCTGGAGGCCACCGGCTTCGTCCGGTCCGGCCGGGAGCCGAGCCTGTCCTTCTCGCTCCTCGTGCCCGCGCGCCACGAGGAGGAGGTGCTCGGGGACACGCTCGACAAGCTGGCGCAGCTGGACCACCCCGACTACGAGGTGATCGCGATCATCGGTCACGACGACCCCGGCACCGAGGCCGTGGCCCGGGCCGCGGCCGCGCGGCACCCCGAGATCGTCCGCGTGGTCATGGACCACAGCGTCCCCAAGAACAAGCCCAAGGGCATGAACACCGCCCTTCCCGAGTGCCGGGGCGACGTCGTCGGGGTCTTCGACGCCGAGGACGAGGTCCACCCCGAGCTGCTGCGGCTGGTCGACGCGCGCTTCCACGACACCGGTGCCGACGTCGTCCAGGGCGGGGTGCAGCTGATGAACATCGAGTCGTCGTGGTGGTCGCTGCGCAACTGCCTGGAGTACTACTTCTGGTTCCGCAGCCGCCTGCACTTCCACGCCGGCGCCCGGTTCATCCCGCTCGGCGGCAACACGGTCTTCGCCCGCGCCGAGGTGCTGCGCGAGGTCGACGGCTGGGACCCCGAGTGCCTGGCCGAGGACTGCGAGCTGGGGGTCCGGCTGTCGACGCGCGGCAAGAAGGTCGTCGTCGCGTACGACCCCGACGTCGTCACCCGCGAGGAGACGCCGCCCACGCTGACGAGCCTGTACAAGCAGCGCACCCGCTGGAACCAGGGCTTCCTGCAGGTGCTGCGCAAGGGCGAGTGGCGTCAGCTGCCGACCTGGCGCCAGCGGCTGATGGCGCGCTACCTGCTGTCGATGCCCTTCCTGCAGGCCTTCACGGGCGCGATGATCCCCGTGTCGCTGCTGCTGATCCTGTTCGCGAAGGTGCCGACGGGGATCGCGCTGCTGACCTTCCTGCCGATCGTGCCGACGCTGATCACCCTGGTCGTCGAGACCGCCGGGCTCGGCGACTTCCGCCGCGTCTACGGGGTCAAGGTCCGTCCCCGCGACTACGTCCGGCTGCTGCTCGGCACCTTCCCCTACCAGGTGTTCCTCGCCGCGGCGGCCGTCCGGTCGGTGGTGCGGGAGGTCCGCGGCATCAACGCCTGGGAGAAGACCGAGCACACCGGGGCCCACCGCCCCGCCGTCCAGAGCCCGTCCGCACCAGGCACCGCCCAGCCGGTCCTCACCGGTGCGGGCGCGGGAGGTTCCCGATGA
- a CDS encoding class F sortase, which produces MRGRTLRAAAATALLAAALLTGCAPQGTSAGSPVDTAPDTTAAAPTPTVAPATPTEAASPARRGPAPLPKTAEVAVRRVTIDSIGVRTTKLEKLTTDRHGVLEAPKDPDRAGWYADGTVPGETGPAVIAGHVDSTTGPAVFFDLRKVGRGDRITVELTDGTSTTFVADRVVTTPKDGFPTDEVFGPTPDAELRLITCGGPYDRTVGSYVDNTVVFATATT; this is translated from the coding sequence GTGCGTGGGCGCACCCTCAGGGCCGCGGCCGCGACGGCGCTCCTGGCCGCGGCCCTGCTGACCGGCTGCGCGCCGCAGGGCACCTCGGCCGGCAGCCCGGTCGACACCGCGCCCGACACCACAGCCGCCGCGCCGACGCCGACCGTCGCCCCCGCCACTCCCACGGAGGCGGCGAGCCCGGCTCGGCGCGGCCCTGCCCCTCTGCCCAAGACGGCCGAGGTCGCCGTCCGGAGGGTCACGATCGACTCGATCGGCGTCCGCACCACGAAGCTCGAGAAGCTGACCACCGACCGGCACGGCGTGCTCGAGGCCCCGAAGGACCCCGACCGGGCGGGCTGGTACGCCGACGGGACCGTCCCGGGCGAGACCGGCCCCGCGGTGATCGCCGGCCACGTCGACTCCACCACCGGACCCGCGGTCTTCTTCGACCTCCGGAAGGTGGGCCGGGGGGACCGGATCACCGTCGAGCTGACCGACGGCACCTCGACGACCTTCGTCGCGGACCGGGTCGTCACCACCCCGAAGGACGGCTTCCCGACCGACGAGGTCTTCGGGCCGACCCCTGACGCCGAGCTCCGGCTCATCACCTGCGGCGGCCCGTACGACCGCACCGTCGGGTCCTACGTCGACAACACCGTCGTCTTCGCCACCGCGACGACCTGA
- a CDS encoding ATP-grasp domain-containing protein, with protein sequence MTTSAPPRVGAGVPDAPTGADRGRRAAAVGKTLGALGLLQLALPLNAAVSAVALAYAAVVPLRRAVATTPRTIMVSGGKMTKSLHLARAFHQAGHRVVMVESEKYRWTGHRFSRAVAAFHTVPDSRSPAYAEALAEVVRAEGVDVYVPVCSPAASYHDAAAKSALEGLCEVVHLDAEVVAALDDKHMFAELAASLGLPVPDSVLVTDPDEVVGALATREGPYVLKSIAYDPVHRLDLTPLPRPTVEETTAFARARPITPDNPWLLQQLVTGEEFCAHATARRGVVQVYACSASSAFQVNYASVDEPAIETWVRTFVAALGLTGQVSFDVIKTADGQVHVIECNPRTHSAVTMLDDPVALSRAYLEDGVPTVRPCATSRPTYWLYHEAWRLLAEPGRRARLRTIAAGTDAIFAWSDPLPFLLEHHLQVPRLLLANLRRGRGWIRIDFNIGKLVEADGD encoded by the coding sequence GTGACCACCTCCGCGCCGCCCCGGGTCGGGGCCGGCGTCCCCGACGCGCCCACCGGAGCCGACCGAGGCCGTCGGGCCGCTGCCGTCGGCAAGACCCTCGGTGCGCTCGGGCTGCTCCAGCTCGCGCTGCCGCTGAACGCGGCCGTCAGCGCCGTGGCCCTGGCGTACGCCGCCGTCGTGCCCCTGCGGCGCGCCGTGGCGACGACGCCGAGGACGATCATGGTCAGCGGCGGCAAGATGACCAAGTCGCTGCACCTGGCGCGCGCGTTCCACCAGGCCGGGCACCGGGTGGTCATGGTCGAGTCGGAGAAGTACCGCTGGACCGGCCACCGCTTCTCGAGGGCGGTCGCCGCGTTCCACACCGTGCCCGACTCCCGCTCACCGGCGTACGCGGAGGCGCTCGCCGAGGTCGTCCGCGCCGAGGGCGTCGACGTCTACGTCCCGGTCTGCAGCCCGGCGGCGAGCTACCACGACGCCGCGGCCAAGTCCGCGCTCGAGGGCCTCTGCGAGGTCGTCCACCTCGACGCCGAGGTGGTGGCGGCGCTCGACGACAAGCACATGTTCGCCGAGCTGGCCGCCTCGCTGGGCCTGCCCGTGCCCGACTCGGTCCTCGTCACCGATCCCGACGAGGTCGTCGGCGCGCTCGCGACGCGGGAGGGGCCGTACGTGCTGAAGAGCATCGCGTACGACCCCGTGCACCGGCTCGACCTCACGCCCCTGCCGCGGCCCACGGTCGAGGAGACGACCGCCTTCGCGCGCGCCCGGCCGATCACGCCCGACAACCCGTGGCTGCTGCAGCAGCTGGTGACCGGAGAGGAGTTCTGCGCCCACGCGACCGCCCGGCGCGGGGTCGTCCAGGTCTACGCCTGCTCGGCGTCGTCGGCCTTCCAGGTCAACTACGCCTCCGTCGACGAGCCGGCGATCGAGACGTGGGTGCGGACGTTCGTCGCGGCCCTGGGGCTCACCGGCCAGGTGTCGTTCGACGTGATCAAGACCGCGGACGGGCAGGTGCACGTGATCGAGTGCAACCCGCGGACCCACTCGGCGGTCACGATGCTCGACGACCCGGTGGCGCTGTCGCGCGCCTACCTCGAGGACGGTGTGCCGACGGTGCGGCCATGCGCGACGAGCAGGCCGACCTACTGGCTCTACCACGAGGCGTGGCGACTGCTGGCCGAGCCGGGCCGCCGGGCCCGGCTCCGGACGATCGCGGCCGGCACCGACGCGATCTTCGCCTGGTCCGACCCGTTGCCGTTCCTGCTGGAGCACCACCTGCAGGTCCCGCGGCTGCTGCTGGCGAACCTGCGCCGCGGCCGGGGCTGGATCCGCATCGACTTCAACATCGGCAAGCTGGTCGAGGCCGACGGTGACTGA
- a CDS encoding glycosyl hydrolase family 8, translating to MRAPVVRRVAVVGVLAVLVAAVLALVSTRPGPEPGSSAAGASGAPGTPDPSPTLRQLTAEEAGQAFLSGYVDPDGRVVRRDQGGDTVSEGQAYAMLVAAAVGDRTTFTSVWSWTRANLLRPDGTLSWRWADGAVVDPESASDADLDAARALVVAGDRFDDPSLTDAGTTLGTAILDAETVETKLGRVLTAGTWATAEPYAYNPSYASPAAYDVLAKASDDQRWAELEEGSRAATTRVLAATDLPPDWAQVHADGRVDPMPGAAGRGNDGVRYGYDATRLPLRYAESCSAEDQALAARLAPALGRFGGSPAARDLGGQPLTADSSVVAVAAEAAVAASTGDQASADAALVRADHLQQQVPTYYGGAWDALGRMLLTDPVLGGCPPLAR from the coding sequence ATGAGGGCCCCGGTCGTCCGCCGCGTCGCGGTCGTCGGCGTGCTCGCCGTGCTGGTCGCCGCCGTCCTCGCCCTGGTCTCCACCCGACCGGGTCCGGAGCCCGGCAGCTCGGCCGCCGGCGCGTCCGGGGCACCCGGCACCCCCGACCCGAGCCCGACGCTGCGGCAGCTGACCGCCGAGGAGGCCGGTCAGGCGTTCCTCTCCGGCTACGTCGACCCGGACGGCCGTGTCGTGCGCCGCGACCAGGGCGGCGACACCGTGAGCGAGGGTCAGGCGTACGCGATGCTCGTGGCCGCCGCCGTCGGGGACCGCACCACCTTCACCTCCGTGTGGTCGTGGACGCGGGCGAACCTGCTGCGCCCCGACGGCACCCTGAGCTGGCGGTGGGCGGACGGGGCCGTCGTGGACCCCGAGTCCGCCTCCGACGCCGACCTGGACGCCGCGCGTGCCCTGGTCGTCGCCGGCGACCGGTTCGACGACCCGTCCCTCACCGACGCCGGGACCACGCTGGGGACCGCGATCCTCGACGCCGAGACGGTCGAGACGAAGCTGGGCCGCGTCCTCACGGCCGGCACCTGGGCGACCGCGGAGCCGTACGCCTACAACCCCAGCTACGCCTCCCCCGCCGCCTACGACGTGCTCGCCAAGGCCTCCGACGACCAGCGCTGGGCCGAGCTCGAGGAGGGCAGCCGCGCCGCGACCACCCGTGTCCTGGCCGCCACCGACCTCCCGCCGGACTGGGCGCAGGTCCACGCCGACGGCCGGGTGGACCCGATGCCCGGCGCTGCCGGGCGCGGCAACGACGGCGTCCGCTACGGCTACGACGCCACCCGGCTCCCGCTGCGCTACGCCGAGTCGTGCTCGGCGGAGGACCAGGCCCTCGCCGCCCGTCTCGCGCCCGCCCTCGGCCGCTTCGGCGGCTCCCCGGCCGCGCGTGACCTCGGTGGTCAGCCCCTGACCGCCGACAGCTCGGTCGTCGCCGTGGCCGCGGAGGCCGCGGTGGCGGCGAGCACCGGTGACCAGGCGTCCGCCGACGCCGCGCTGGTGCGGGCCGACCACCTGCAGCAGCAGGTCCCCACCTACTACGGCGGCGCGTGGGACGCGCTCGGCCGGATGCTGCTGACCGACCCCGTCCTCGGCGGCTGCCCGCCGCTCGCCCGGTGA
- a CDS encoding DUF4397 domain-containing protein, whose translation MTTLLPTARRSRTALLLVLGLLLALVGLAPSAAPAAAKESGAGWVRLAHLSPDTPSVNVSLTSFGGSESMLKLSDVGYGDVSAYQKVPAGRYVASMTPAGGTAQSTPSITQAVTVADGRAYTVAAVGDNANLRGTVLDDDLRTPKAGSAKVRLLQAAVSAPTATVTAVGGPVLAQDAAFGSSTGYATIEAGVWDVQIAPAGAAPVDTTVTAQPGSVNTIVLLDGPSGQVTAKVVKDASASPKAPKKGTGVDTGGGGTATSFVGGRR comes from the coding sequence ATGACCACCCTTCTCCCGACCGCCCGTCGTTCCCGCACCGCCCTGCTGCTGGTCCTGGGCCTGCTGCTCGCCCTCGTCGGCCTCGCCCCCTCCGCGGCGCCCGCCGCGGCCAAGGAGTCCGGGGCCGGCTGGGTCCGGCTGGCCCACCTCTCCCCGGACACGCCGTCGGTGAACGTGTCCCTCACCTCGTTCGGCGGCAGCGAGTCCATGCTCAAGCTGAGCGACGTCGGCTACGGCGACGTGTCGGCCTACCAGAAGGTGCCGGCGGGCCGCTACGTGGCGTCGATGACCCCGGCCGGCGGGACCGCGCAGAGCACGCCGTCGATCACCCAGGCCGTCACCGTCGCGGACGGCCGCGCCTACACCGTCGCCGCCGTCGGCGACAACGCGAACCTGCGCGGCACCGTCCTCGACGACGACCTGCGCACACCGAAGGCCGGCTCGGCCAAGGTCCGGCTGCTGCAGGCCGCCGTCTCGGCACCGACCGCGACCGTCACCGCCGTCGGCGGGCCGGTGCTCGCCCAGGACGCCGCCTTCGGCTCCTCGACGGGCTACGCCACCATCGAGGCGGGCGTCTGGGACGTCCAGATCGCGCCCGCGGGGGCCGCGCCCGTCGACACGACGGTCACGGCGCAGCCGGGCAGCGTCAACACGATCGTGCTGCTCGACGGTCCCAGCGGGCAGGTCACCGCCAAGGTCGTCAAGGACGCCTCGGCCTCGCCCAAGGCGCCCAAGAAGGGCACCGGCGTCGACACCGGGGGCGGCGGCACCGCGACCAGCTTCGTCGGAGGTCGCCGATGA
- a CDS encoding tetratricopeptide repeat protein yields the protein MTEVGPGVERPLRVLHLVGSAVDDFHADLSRLYAGDCLRSTADPAHRSDHVAWVEPGGTWRFPADLSREALAGAPVLTLAQALVRLEELAPDVVVPQMFCRPGMTTYRALVELLGLPMVGNPAEVMALATDKARTRAVVAAAGVAVPDGEVLRPGERPTLLPPVVVKPVDADNSDGVSLVRSEAELAGALEAAFRLGREVLVEAYVPLGREVRCGVLERGEELVCLPLEEYAVDEVTKPVRLADDKLRRDPDGELALVAKSVTHAWIVDPADPADPVVAGVHAAARAAHRALGCRDYSLFDFRIDPDGGVWFLEAGLYCSFARQSVVPTMAEAAGIALRDLFRAALAGAAGRGRGTVPPEWGASARRSPAMGTSDFDLTLQALGAARRNGPESAYRTAYDLLAQRSPAEALEVIEPALEQDPRNTGLRSLRAWAFMMRAQLHKAEAELRGLVEDTPDDLWSRHALGRVLERQSRFQEALPHLRLAAVMSGDLEREVDALRVERLIMTSREND from the coding sequence GTGACTGAGGTCGGTCCGGGCGTGGAGCGCCCGCTCCGGGTGCTCCACCTGGTCGGCTCGGCGGTCGACGACTTCCACGCCGACCTGTCGCGGCTCTACGCGGGCGACTGCCTCCGCTCGACCGCCGACCCGGCCCACCGGAGCGACCACGTCGCGTGGGTCGAGCCCGGCGGGACCTGGCGCTTCCCCGCCGACCTGTCCCGAGAGGCCCTCGCCGGCGCTCCCGTGCTGACGCTCGCGCAGGCGCTGGTCCGACTCGAGGAGCTGGCGCCCGACGTCGTGGTGCCGCAGATGTTCTGCCGGCCCGGCATGACCACCTACCGCGCGCTCGTCGAGCTGCTCGGGCTCCCGATGGTCGGCAACCCGGCCGAGGTGATGGCGCTGGCCACGGACAAGGCCCGCACGCGCGCGGTGGTCGCGGCCGCCGGCGTCGCGGTCCCCGACGGCGAGGTGCTCCGGCCGGGCGAGCGGCCGACCCTGCTGCCGCCGGTCGTGGTCAAGCCGGTCGACGCGGACAACTCCGACGGCGTGAGCCTGGTCCGGTCCGAGGCCGAGCTCGCGGGTGCGCTCGAGGCCGCCTTCCGCCTCGGGCGCGAGGTGCTCGTGGAGGCGTACGTGCCCCTGGGCCGCGAGGTCCGCTGCGGCGTGCTCGAGCGCGGGGAGGAGCTGGTCTGCCTCCCGCTCGAGGAGTACGCCGTCGACGAGGTGACCAAGCCCGTCCGGCTGGCCGACGACAAGCTGCGCCGGGATCCCGACGGCGAGCTGGCGCTGGTGGCGAAGTCCGTGACCCACGCCTGGATCGTCGACCCGGCCGACCCGGCCGACCCGGTCGTCGCGGGCGTCCACGCGGCCGCCCGTGCGGCGCACCGCGCGCTCGGCTGCCGCGACTACAGCCTCTTCGACTTCCGGATCGACCCGGACGGCGGCGTGTGGTTCCTCGAGGCGGGCCTCTACTGCTCGTTCGCCCGGCAGAGCGTCGTCCCGACGATGGCCGAGGCCGCGGGGATCGCGCTTCGGGACCTGTTCCGCGCCGCGCTCGCGGGCGCGGCGGGACGCGGTCGAGGGACCGTCCCCCCGGAATGGGGCGCCTCCGCACGGCGTTCCCCGGCCATGGGCACGTCCGACTTCGACCTCACCCTCCAGGCCCTCGGGGCCGCTCGCCGGAACGGTCCCGAGTCGGCCTACCGGACCGCGTACGACCTGCTCGCGCAGCGCTCGCCGGCCGAGGCCCTGGAGGTCATCGAGCCCGCTCTCGAGCAGGACCCGCGCAACACCGGCCTGCGGTCGCTGCGTGCCTGGGCGTTCATGATGCGCGCGCAGCTGCACAAGGCCGAGGCCGAGCTGCGGGGGCTGGTCGAGGACACGCCCGACGACCTGTGGTCGCGGCACGCGCTCGGGCGGGTGCTCGAGCGCCAGAGCCGGTTCCAGGAGGCCCTGCCGCACCTGCGGCTCGCGGCGGTGATGAGCGGGGACCTCGAGCGCGAGGTCGACGCGCTCCGGGTCGAGCGGCTGATCATGACGAGTCGCGAGAACGACTGA
- a CDS encoding ArnT family glycosyltransferase — protein sequence MTQTLDHQTLSFPGDLDRLPTAEEPAQAPGPPRPETRRARLLALLRDRRTSLAWFSPLLVLSAVVQLVNMTGSPQRIDDEGTYVAQAYAIQELGSLTHYTYWYDHPPLGWIQIAGWTTLTGGFERYTSAVMAGREFMVVCSLASAALLWMLGRRLGMSRPAVAAAVAIFGLSPLAVQFHRTVFLDNVATPWLLAAFVLVLAPRRQLAAFAGAAVCFAVAVLSKETYALFLPFLAWQTWRSAYRGTRRYTVSVAGAIVVLLGLTYVLLSVLKGELVPGAGRVSLLSGIGFQLAGRTASGSLFDAASQARVTTGQWLQLDPVIAVAAPLAALLALRSRRWWPVAGAFLFLFVFMLRPGYLPIPYVIGMLPFAALLVPAAVEIWWRRAGGATSVALRRLVRAVVVLLSLVAVSFAAPLWAVQLRGLLLADLDQPMVQAEAWVSANVDRSYRVVVDDSMWVDLVRDGRPRDNVVWYYKVDTDPAVQALAPNGWRDYDYVVSTNSMRTFPDGSPTVAQALDNATEVASFGTGDKAVQVYRINRSGADATREQAARDQAGRVEAGTELATNPDLDLRSPAVRDLFTGGRVDARILITLPQAAVTGPLTVDDVPPAPGEESLPDLPRRQVLISAVDGRPLASDASETARLQAFWAGQPEPFRPLSTTPTSQGLLVTYATDGPTGLLAPA from the coding sequence ATGACCCAGACCCTCGACCACCAGACCCTCTCCTTCCCCGGCGACCTCGACCGGCTGCCGACGGCGGAGGAGCCCGCGCAGGCCCCGGGCCCGCCGCGTCCGGAGACGAGGAGGGCACGGCTGCTCGCCCTCCTGCGCGACCGGCGCACCTCGCTCGCCTGGTTCAGCCCGCTGCTCGTGCTGTCAGCCGTGGTGCAGCTGGTCAACATGACCGGCTCGCCGCAGCGGATCGACGACGAGGGCACCTACGTCGCGCAGGCGTACGCGATCCAGGAGCTCGGCTCGCTGACGCACTACACCTACTGGTACGACCACCCGCCGCTGGGCTGGATCCAGATCGCCGGCTGGACGACGCTGACCGGCGGCTTCGAGCGCTACACGAGCGCGGTCATGGCCGGGCGCGAGTTCATGGTGGTCTGCTCCCTCGCGAGCGCCGCCCTGCTGTGGATGCTCGGCCGTCGTCTGGGGATGTCGCGCCCCGCCGTCGCGGCCGCCGTGGCGATCTTCGGGCTGTCGCCCCTCGCGGTGCAGTTCCACCGGACCGTGTTCCTCGACAACGTCGCCACGCCCTGGCTGCTGGCCGCCTTCGTGCTGGTGCTCGCGCCGCGGCGCCAGCTAGCCGCCTTCGCGGGCGCCGCCGTGTGCTTCGCGGTGGCGGTGCTCTCCAAGGAGACGTACGCGCTGTTCCTGCCGTTCCTCGCCTGGCAGACGTGGCGCTCCGCCTACCGGGGCACCCGGCGCTACACCGTCTCGGTGGCCGGCGCGATCGTCGTCCTGCTCGGGCTGACCTACGTGCTGCTGTCGGTGCTGAAGGGCGAGCTCGTGCCCGGCGCCGGCCGGGTCAGCCTGCTGTCGGGGATCGGCTTCCAGCTGGCCGGCCGGACCGCCAGCGGCAGCCTCTTCGACGCGGCCAGCCAGGCCAGGGTGACCACCGGTCAGTGGCTGCAGCTCGACCCGGTGATCGCGGTCGCCGCGCCGCTGGCCGCCCTCCTCGCCCTGCGTTCGCGGCGCTGGTGGCCCGTCGCGGGCGCCTTCCTCTTCCTGTTCGTCTTCATGCTGCGGCCGGGCTACCTGCCCATCCCGTACGTGATCGGCATGCTGCCGTTCGCCGCCCTGCTGGTCCCGGCAGCCGTCGAGATCTGGTGGCGGCGGGCCGGCGGCGCGACCTCCGTCGCGCTCCGTCGTCTCGTCCGGGCCGTGGTGGTGCTGCTGAGCCTGGTCGCCGTGTCGTTCGCGGCCCCGCTCTGGGCCGTGCAGCTCCGCGGGCTGCTGCTGGCCGACCTGGACCAGCCGATGGTCCAGGCCGAGGCCTGGGTCTCGGCCAACGTGGACCGCAGCTATCGCGTCGTGGTGGACGACTCGATGTGGGTCGACCTCGTGCGCGACGGACGTCCGCGCGACAACGTCGTCTGGTACTACAAGGTCGACACCGACCCCGCCGTCCAGGCGCTGGCGCCCAACGGCTGGCGCGACTACGACTACGTCGTCAGCACCAACTCGATGCGGACGTTCCCCGACGGGTCGCCGACCGTCGCCCAGGCGCTCGACAACGCGACCGAGGTCGCGTCCTTCGGCACCGGGGACAAGGCCGTGCAGGTGTACCGCATCAACCGCTCCGGCGCGGACGCCACCCGCGAGCAGGCCGCCCGCGACCAGGCCGGACGGGTCGAGGCGGGGACCGAGCTGGCGACGAACCCCGACCTCGACCTGAGGAGCCCCGCCGTGCGCGACCTGTTCACCGGCGGCCGGGTGGACGCCCGGATCCTCATCACGCTGCCCCAGGCCGCCGTGACGGGCCCGCTGACCGTCGACGACGTCCCCCCGGCGCCGGGTGAGGAGTCGTTGCCCGACCTGCCTCGACGCCAGGTCCTGATCAGCGCGGTCGACGGGCGCCCGCTGGCGTCGGACGCGAGCGAGACCGCTCGGCTCCAGGCCTTCTGGGCCGGCCAGCCGGAGCCGTTCCGGCCCCTGTCGACGACGCCCACGTCCCAGGGCCTGCTCGTCACCTACGCCACCGACGGCCCGACCGGTCTGCTCGCGCCGGCATGA
- a CDS encoding sigma-70 family RNA polymerase sigma factor, producing MARVQDGDHDAFRDLYDHSVAVVHATALRTTRSPEHAAEVVQEVYVHAWQRARDFDLERGPVLGWLVMLTHRRAVDRVRTETSARLRDQRDFHRSDTSTPDVADLGVARHEASRLRIAVRGLSEKQRTAVTLTYLQGYTVREAAGILGIPEGTVKTRTRDGVAALRDHLGAQAA from the coding sequence ATGGCCCGGGTGCAGGACGGGGACCACGACGCCTTCCGCGACCTGTACGACCACAGCGTCGCCGTGGTGCACGCGACCGCCCTACGCACCACCCGGTCCCCGGAGCACGCGGCCGAGGTGGTGCAGGAGGTGTACGTCCACGCCTGGCAGCGCGCGCGGGACTTCGACCTCGAGCGTGGCCCGGTGCTGGGCTGGCTGGTCATGCTGACCCACCGCAGGGCGGTGGACCGGGTGCGCACGGAGACCAGCGCGAGGCTGCGGGACCAGCGCGACTTCCACCGCAGCGACACCAGCACCCCCGACGTCGCCGACCTCGGCGTCGCCCGGCACGAGGCGAGCCGGCTCCGGATCGCGGTGCGGGGGCTGTCGGAGAAGCAGCGCACCGCGGTCACCCTGACCTACCTGCAGGGCTACACGGTGCGGGAGGCCGCCGGGATCCTGGGGATCCCCGAGGGGACCGTGAAGACGCGCACCCGGGACGGCGTCGCCGCGCTGCGCGACCACCTCGGCGCGCAGGCCGCCTGA